From a region of the Desulfobulbaceae bacterium genome:
- a CDS encoding zinc ribbon domain-containing protein, translated as MPIYEYQCLDCNAAFEKILTSSTSTELIICSECKSAKVKKKISATSFRLANTSSNVIPAGALSGCSTKSGFS; from the coding sequence ATGCCAATTTATGAATACCAATGCCTCGATTGTAACGCCGCCTTTGAAAAAATTCTCACTTCATCCACATCGACAGAGCTTATTATCTGCAGCGAATGCAAAAGCGCCAAAGTGAAGAAAAAGATTTCAGCGACCAGCTTTCGTCTGGCAAACACCTCATCGAACGTAATTCCTGCCGGGGCGCTTTCCGGCTGTTCAACCAAATCCGGCTTCTCCTGA